Proteins from a genomic interval of Niabella soli DSM 19437:
- a CDS encoding M42 family metallopeptidase, giving the protein MAKSDTKAKSKKAKAHKSILNDTSLNFLRTYINNPSPVGFESSGQRLWLDYLKPYIDTHFMDPYGTAVGVINPEAPFKVVIEAHADEISWFVNYITDKGLIYVKRNGGADHQIAPAQRVFIHGKKGAVKAVFGWPAIHTRIGKESETQPKTENIWLDCGARSKKEIEALGIHVGAVVTYQDGFDELANDHFVGRAFDNRIGGFMIAEVARLLKENKKSVPYGLYIVNAVQEEIGLRGAEMIARRIKPDIAIVTDVTHDTNTPMINKNIEGDVLCGNGPSLAYAPAVHNKLLSFVENIAEKNKIPVQWRALSRSTGTDTDSFAYANDGCPSVLISMPLRYMHTTVEMIHRNDIENTIRLMYETLLALTPKTDLSYL; this is encoded by the coding sequence ATGGCCAAATCAGATACAAAAGCAAAAAGCAAAAAAGCAAAAGCTCACAAAAGCATCCTGAACGATACTTCACTTAATTTTCTGAGAACCTATATCAACAACCCTTCACCAGTGGGCTTTGAAAGCTCGGGTCAGCGCCTGTGGCTGGATTACCTGAAGCCTTATATAGATACCCATTTTATGGATCCTTATGGCACTGCGGTGGGGGTTATTAACCCCGAAGCGCCGTTCAAAGTAGTTATTGAAGCGCATGCAGATGAGATCAGTTGGTTTGTAAATTATATTACAGACAAAGGACTGATCTATGTAAAACGCAACGGCGGGGCGGACCACCAGATCGCACCGGCGCAGCGGGTATTCATTCACGGGAAAAAAGGTGCGGTGAAAGCGGTATTTGGCTGGCCGGCCATTCATACCCGGATCGGCAAGGAAAGCGAAACGCAGCCCAAAACAGAAAACATCTGGCTGGATTGCGGCGCCCGCAGCAAAAAGGAAATTGAGGCATTGGGCATTCATGTAGGGGCCGTGGTAACTTACCAGGACGGTTTTGATGAATTAGCAAACGATCATTTCGTGGGAAGGGCTTTTGATAACCGCATCGGCGGCTTTATGATTGCTGAAGTAGCGCGGCTGCTGAAGGAAAACAAGAAATCGGTACCGTATGGGTTATATATTGTAAACGCGGTACAGGAAGAAATCGGGCTGCGTGGCGCGGAGATGATCGCACGCCGGATTAAACCTGATATAGCTATCGTAACCGACGTAACGCATGATACCAACACCCCTATGATCAATAAAAATATTGAAGGCGATGTTTTATGTGGCAACGGCCCTTCGCTGGCCTATGCACCAGCCGTGCACAACAAGCTTTTGTCTTTTGTTGAAAACATTGCTGAAAAAAACAAGATACCGGTTCAATGGCGGGCGCTGAGCCGCAGTACCGGAACGGATACAGACTCTTTTGCTTATGCTAATGACGGTTGCCCGTCTGTTCTTATTTCCATGCCGTTACGTTATATGCATACCACTGTGGAAATGATCCACAGGAATGATATCGAGAATACCATCCGGTTGATGTATGAAACCTTATTGGCACTAACGCCAAAAACGGATCTGAGTTATTTATAA